The Streptomyces europaeiscabiei genome window below encodes:
- a CDS encoding ATP-binding protein, producing MPSYTLICPPLETSPHIARDFVATVLRALRLDRTLVDDAVLCASELVTNACVHAKGGDGTVLWLAVEEGRLRVVVYDGDENPPVTRELTTETWERGGGRGLYLVDALTEGRWGHGPDIPYGGPTHPVGKAVWFDLPVDLPGGQPVDLPVRRKAVL from the coding sequence ATGCCCTCGTACACCCTCATCTGTCCACCCCTCGAAACCTCCCCCCACATCGCCCGCGACTTCGTCGCCACCGTCCTGCGCGCGCTGCGCCTGGACCGCACCCTGGTCGACGACGCGGTCCTCTGCGCCTCCGAACTCGTCACCAACGCCTGCGTGCACGCGAAGGGCGGTGACGGCACCGTGCTGTGGCTGGCCGTGGAGGAGGGGCGACTGCGGGTGGTGGTGTACGACGGGGACGAAAACCCGCCGGTGACAAGGGAACTGACGACTGAGACCTGGGAGCGGGGCGGCGGCCGGGGGCTGTATCTGGTGGACGCCCTCACCGAGGGCCGCTGGGGGCACGGCCCGGACATCCCGTACGGCGGCCCGACGCACCCGGTGGGCAAGGCGGTGTGGTTCGACCTGCCAGTGGACCTGCCCGGGGGTCAGCCGGTGGACCTGCCCGTACGGCGAAAGGCGGTGCTGTGA
- a CDS encoding LURP-one-related/scramblase family protein, translated as MRFLVRDRLLGIGDDYWIEDEHGRKAFLVDGKAMRLRDTFELKDTQGHVLIDIRRKMFALRDTMVIERESETLATVRRKRLSLLRNHYRVTMADGTELDVSGKILNREFVIEYDGELLAHISRRWLRVRETYGLDVVRDDADPALLIAVTVCVINLAEKERDD; from the coding sequence ATGAGATTCCTCGTACGCGACCGGCTCCTCGGCATCGGTGACGACTACTGGATCGAGGACGAGCACGGCAGAAAAGCCTTCCTCGTCGACGGCAAGGCCATGCGACTGCGGGACACCTTCGAGCTGAAGGACACCCAGGGGCACGTCCTGATCGACATCCGCCGGAAGATGTTCGCCCTGCGCGACACGATGGTGATCGAACGGGAGAGCGAAACGCTCGCAACCGTCCGCCGCAAGCGCCTCTCCCTCCTGCGCAACCACTACCGGGTCACCATGGCGGACGGCACCGAACTCGACGTCAGCGGCAAGATCCTCAACCGTGAGTTCGTCATCGAGTACGACGGCGAACTCCTCGCGCACATCTCCCGCAGATGGCTGCGCGTCCGCGAGACCTACGGCCTCGACGTCGTACGTGACGACGCGGACCCCGCGCTGCTGATCGCCGTGACGGTGTGCGTGATCAATCTGGCGGAGAAGGAGCGGGACGACTGA
- a CDS encoding DUF6458 family protein codes for MGLGGCIILIAVGAILTFATDWDMQGVNLDLVGIIFMIVGLIGVATFSSIARRRRVVVPPTTPVVDENGRQRGGYQGY; via the coding sequence ATGGGCCTGGGCGGGTGCATCATTCTGATCGCCGTGGGGGCCATCCTCACGTTCGCCACCGACTGGGACATGCAGGGGGTCAACCTCGACCTGGTCGGCATCATCTTCATGATCGTCGGACTCATCGGAGTCGCGACGTTCAGCAGCATCGCGAGGCGGAGGCGGGTGGTGGTGCCTCCCACGACTCCGGTCGTCGACGAGAACGGCCGGCAGCGGGGTGGGTACCAGGGGTACTAG
- a CDS encoding M18 family aminopeptidase, with the protein MRTPPRFDRGHTDDLMTFLTSSPTPYHAVASAAERLEKAGFRQVSETDAWDGSLGGKYVLRGGAIIAWYVPEGADAHTPFRIIGAHTDSPNLRVKPRPDSGAHGWRQIAVEIYGGPLLNSWLDRDLGLAGRLSLRDGTTRLVNVDRPLLRVPQLAIHLDRNVTSDGLKLDKQRHLQPVWGLGDDVRDGDLIAFLEEEAGLPAGEVTGWDLMTHSVEPPAYLGRDKELLAGPRMDNLLSVHAGTAALASVAGSGDALPYIPVLAAFDHEENGSQSDTGADGPLLGGVLERSVFARGGSYEDRARAFAGTVCLSSDTGHAVHPNYAERHDPTHHPRADAGPLLKVNVNNRYATDGSGRAVFAAACEKAGVPFQTFVSNNSMPCGTTIGPITAARHGIRTVDIGVAILSMHSVRELCGAKDPYLLANALVAFLEG; encoded by the coding sequence ATGCGCACACCCCCACGCTTCGACCGCGGCCACACCGACGACCTCATGACCTTCCTGACGAGCAGCCCGACCCCGTACCACGCGGTCGCGAGCGCCGCGGAGCGGCTGGAGAAGGCGGGCTTCCGGCAGGTCTCGGAGACCGACGCGTGGGACGGCTCGCTGGGCGGGAAGTACGTCCTGCGCGGCGGCGCGATCATCGCCTGGTACGTGCCGGAGGGCGCCGACGCCCACACCCCGTTCCGCATCATCGGCGCCCACACCGACTCCCCCAATCTCCGGGTCAAACCCCGCCCCGACAGCGGCGCGCACGGCTGGCGCCAGATCGCCGTGGAGATCTACGGCGGCCCGCTGCTCAACTCCTGGCTCGACCGCGACCTCGGCCTCGCCGGCCGGCTCTCCCTGCGCGACGGAACCACCCGCCTCGTCAACGTCGACAGACCCCTTCTCCGCGTCCCTCAACTGGCCATCCACCTAGACCGCAACGTCACCTCCGACGGCCTGAAGCTCGACAAGCAGCGTCACCTCCAGCCCGTCTGGGGCCTCGGCGACGACGTCCGCGACGGCGACCTGATCGCCTTCCTGGAGGAGGAGGCGGGCCTCCCCGCCGGCGAGGTCACCGGCTGGGACCTGATGACCCACTCCGTCGAACCCCCCGCCTACCTGGGCCGCGACAAGGAACTGCTCGCCGGCCCCCGCATGGACAACCTCCTCTCCGTGCACGCCGGTACGGCCGCGCTCGCCTCGGTCGCCGGCTCCGGTGACGCACTCCCCTACATCCCCGTCCTCGCCGCCTTCGACCACGAGGAGAACGGCTCCCAGTCCGACACCGGCGCGGACGGCCCGCTGCTCGGCGGGGTGCTGGAGCGCTCGGTCTTCGCCCGCGGCGGCTCCTACGAGGACCGGGCGCGGGCCTTCGCCGGCACGGTCTGTCTCTCCTCCGACACCGGGCACGCCGTCCACCCCAACTACGCGGAGCGCCACGACCCGACGCACCACCCGCGCGCGGACGCCGGCCCGCTCCTCAAGGTCAACGTCAACAACCGCTACGCCACGGACGGTTCGGGCCGCGCCGTCTTCGCCGCCGCCTGCGAGAAGGCCGGTGTGCCGTTCCAGACGTTCGTCTCCAACAACTCCATGCCCTGCGGCACCACCATCGGCCCCATCACCGCCGCCCGCCACGGCATCCGCACCGTCGACATCGGCGTCGCCATCCTGTCGATGCACAGCGTCCGTGAACTGTGCGGCGCGAAGGACCCCTACCTCCTGGCGAACGCTCTGGTGGCCTTCCTGGAGGGCTGA
- a CDS encoding acyl-CoA dehydrogenase — MGHYKSNLRDIEFNLFEVLGRDKLYGTGPFAEMDTDTAKSILEELARLAENELAESFTDADRNPPVFDPETNTAPVPASFKKSYKAFMDSEYWRLGLPEEIGGTTAPRSLIWSYAELLLGANPAVWMYASGPAFAGILYDEGNDVQKKIAQIAVEKTWGSTMVLTEPDAGSDVGAGRTRAIQQEDGSWHIEGVKRFITSGEHDMEENILHYVLARPEGHGPGTKGLSLFLVPKYLFDFETGELGMRNGAYATNVEHKMGLKASNTCEMTFGDRHPAKGWLIGDKHDGIRQMFRIIEFARMMVGTKAISTLSTGYLNALEYAKERVQGTDLANFMDKTAPKVTITHHPDVRRSLMTQKAYAEGMRSLVLYTASIQDEIQVKEAAGEDISALEALNDLLLPIVKGYGSEKGYEQLAQSLQTFGGSGFLQEYPIEQYIRDAKIDTLYEGTTAIQGQDFFFRKIVRNQGAALNTLAEEIKKFLALGEGGEQLAGAREHLAKAAVELESMVGLLLTDLAATEQDVKNIYKVGLNTTRLLLASGDVVVGYLLLRGAAVAAEKLETASAKDKPFYTGKIAAAKFFAANVLPGVTLARKISEGVELDLMELDESAF, encoded by the coding sequence ATGGGGCACTACAAGTCGAATCTCCGCGACATCGAGTTCAACCTCTTCGAGGTGCTCGGGCGCGACAAGCTGTACGGCACCGGCCCGTTCGCGGAGATGGACACGGACACCGCCAAGAGCATCCTGGAGGAGCTGGCCCGTCTCGCGGAGAACGAGCTGGCGGAGTCCTTCACGGATGCCGACCGCAACCCGCCGGTCTTCGACCCGGAGACGAACACCGCTCCGGTACCGGCCTCGTTCAAGAAGAGCTACAAGGCCTTCATGGACTCCGAGTACTGGCGTCTGGGCCTGCCCGAGGAGATCGGCGGCACCACCGCGCCGCGGTCCCTGATCTGGTCCTACGCGGAGCTGCTGCTCGGCGCGAACCCGGCCGTGTGGATGTACGCCTCCGGCCCGGCGTTCGCCGGCATCCTCTACGACGAGGGCAACGACGTACAGAAGAAGATCGCCCAGATCGCGGTCGAGAAGACCTGGGGCTCCACCATGGTGCTCACCGAGCCGGACGCCGGCTCGGACGTGGGCGCCGGGCGCACCAGGGCGATCCAGCAGGAGGACGGCTCCTGGCACATCGAGGGCGTGAAGCGCTTCATCACCTCCGGTGAGCACGACATGGAGGAGAACATCCTCCACTACGTCCTCGCCCGCCCCGAGGGCCACGGCCCCGGCACCAAGGGCCTCTCCCTCTTCCTCGTCCCGAAGTACCTCTTCGACTTCGAGACCGGCGAGCTGGGGATGCGCAACGGCGCCTACGCCACCAACGTCGAGCACAAGATGGGCCTCAAGGCCTCCAACACCTGCGAGATGACCTTCGGCGACCGTCACCCGGCCAAGGGCTGGCTGATCGGCGACAAGCACGACGGCATCCGCCAGATGTTCCGCATCATCGAGTTCGCCCGCATGATGGTCGGCACGAAGGCGATCTCCACGCTGTCGACGGGCTACCTGAACGCGCTGGAGTACGCCAAGGAGCGCGTCCAGGGCACCGACCTGGCGAACTTCATGGACAAGACCGCGCCCAAGGTCACCATCACGCACCACCCCGACGTCCGCCGCTCGCTGATGACGCAGAAGGCGTACGCGGAGGGCATGCGCTCGCTGGTCCTCTACACGGCCTCCATCCAGGACGAGATCCAGGTCAAGGAGGCGGCGGGCGAGGACATCTCCGCCCTGGAGGCCCTGAACGACCTGCTCCTGCCCATCGTCAAGGGCTACGGCTCCGAGAAGGGCTACGAGCAGCTCGCCCAGTCGCTGCAGACCTTCGGCGGCTCCGGCTTCCTGCAGGAGTACCCGATCGAGCAGTACATCCGCGACGCCAAGATCGACACCCTGTACGAGGGCACCACCGCGATCCAGGGCCAGGACTTCTTCTTCCGGAAGATCGTCCGCAACCAGGGCGCCGCGCTGAACACCCTCGCCGAGGAGATCAAGAAGTTCCTGGCGCTCGGCGAGGGCGGCGAGCAGCTGGCCGGCGCCCGTGAGCACCTCGCCAAGGCCGCCGTCGAGCTGGAGTCCATGGTCGGCCTCCTCCTGACCGACCTCGCCGCCACCGAGCAGGACGTCAAGAACATCTACAAGGTGGGCCTCAACACCACCCGCCTGCTGCTCGCCTCCGGTGACGTGGTCGTCGGCTACCTGCTCCTGCGGGGCGCCGCGGTCGCCGCCGAGAAGCTGGAGACGGCCTCCGCGAAGGACAAGCCCTTCTACACCGGCAAGATCGCGGCTGCGAAGTTCTTCGCGGCCAACGTCCTCCCGGGCGTCACCCTCGCCCGCAAGATCTCCGAGGGCGTCGAACTGGACCTGATGGAGCTGGACGAGTCGGCGTTCTAG
- a CDS encoding SseB family protein, translating to MYGYDQSAGSQQQYAPPPQQQMPGQMPGGQMGGGYGQQAPLYPEPSPPSLADAVRAFTTGQLAAEDFQQVFATSKVYCPRGDNPGFLALHNTQQPVIPMFTSLKELRRYAGKESKYFVITGAEVIDLLPTGYGFVLDMEGEHRMVFDAKAVEQMVEFAMRRMYG from the coding sequence ATGTACGGCTACGACCAGAGCGCCGGTTCCCAGCAGCAGTACGCCCCGCCGCCGCAGCAGCAGATGCCCGGGCAGATGCCCGGCGGCCAGATGGGGGGCGGTTACGGGCAGCAGGCACCGCTGTACCCGGAGCCGTCCCCGCCCTCCCTCGCGGACGCTGTGCGGGCCTTCACCACCGGGCAGCTGGCGGCGGAGGACTTCCAGCAGGTCTTCGCGACGTCCAAGGTGTACTGCCCGCGCGGCGACAACCCCGGGTTCCTGGCGCTGCACAACACGCAGCAGCCGGTGATCCCGATGTTCACCTCGCTCAAGGAGCTCCGCCGGTACGCGGGCAAGGAGTCCAAGTACTTCGTGATCACCGGTGCGGAGGTGATCGATCTGCTGCCGACCGGGTACGGCTTCGTCCTCGACATGGAGGGGGAGCACCGGATGGTGTTCGACGCGAAGGCCGTGGAGCAGATGGTGGAGTTCGCGATGCGGCGGATGTACGGGTAG
- a CDS encoding pirin family protein, whose protein sequence is MPAVTVENPLTLPRVAAPTDAVARPVLTVTTAPSGFEGEGFPVRRAFAGINYRHLDPFIMMDQMGEVEYQPGEPKGTPWHPHRGFETVTYIIDGIFDHQDSQGGGGTITNGDTQWMTAGSGLLHIEAPPESLVMSGGLFHGLQLWVNLPAKDKMMAPRYQDIRGGHVQLLSTPDGGALLRVIAGELDGHAGPGITHTPITMVHATVAPGAELTLPWREDFNGLAYVLAGKGAVGAERRPIHLGQTAVFGAGSSLTVRADEKQDANTPDMEVVLLGGQPIREPMAHYGPFVMNTKDELQQAFEDFQKGRLGTIPAVHGMSEGGL, encoded by the coding sequence ATGCCCGCAGTGACCGTCGAGAACCCGCTGACCCTGCCCCGTGTCGCCGCACCGACCGACGCGGTGGCCCGTCCGGTGCTCACCGTGACGACCGCGCCCAGTGGTTTCGAGGGCGAGGGCTTCCCGGTCCGCCGTGCGTTCGCCGGGATCAACTACCGTCACCTCGACCCGTTCATCATGATGGACCAGATGGGTGAGGTTGAGTATCAGCCTGGGGAGCCGAAAGGGACCCCGTGGCACCCGCACCGCGGCTTCGAGACCGTCACCTACATCATCGACGGGATCTTCGACCACCAGGACAGCCAGGGCGGTGGCGGCACCATCACCAACGGCGACACGCAGTGGATGACGGCCGGCTCGGGCCTGCTCCACATCGAGGCGCCGCCGGAGTCACTGGTCATGTCCGGCGGTCTCTTCCACGGCCTGCAGCTGTGGGTGAACCTGCCGGCCAAGGACAAGATGATGGCGCCGCGCTACCAGGACATCCGCGGCGGGCACGTACAGCTCCTCAGTACCCCCGACGGCGGCGCGCTGCTGCGGGTCATCGCTGGCGAGCTGGATGGGCATGCGGGGCCGGGCATCACCCACACCCCGATCACCATGGTTCACGCGACCGTCGCGCCCGGCGCGGAGCTCACTCTTCCGTGGCGGGAGGACTTCAACGGCCTGGCGTACGTCCTCGCGGGCAAGGGCGCGGTCGGCGCGGAGCGCCGCCCGATCCATCTGGGGCAGACCGCGGTCTTCGGCGCGGGCTCCTCGCTGACGGTCCGCGCGGACGAGAAGCAGGACGCGAACACCCCGGACATGGAGGTCGTGCTGCTGGGCGGACAGCCGATCCGTGAGCCGATGGCGCACTACGGCCCCTTCGTCATGAACACCAAGGACGAGCTGCAGCAGGCGTTCGAGGACTTCCAGAAGGGGCGGCTGGGCACGATCCCGGCAGTGCACGGCATGTCTGAGGGCGGACTGTAG
- a CDS encoding IS630 family transposase — protein MSAISTKGRMHFMVFTETFDADVMCRFLDRLVGHFDHKVHLVVDGHSAHRSRKVRAWLADHPDRIELHFLPSYSPELNPDELVNADLKRSLPMHNRARDQAQLAAETRRFFHRRQRQPHIVRGYFGGPHVRYILE, from the coding sequence ATGTCCGCGATCAGCACCAAGGGCCGCATGCACTTCATGGTCTTCACCGAGACCTTCGACGCCGACGTCATGTGCCGCTTCCTGGACCGGCTCGTAGGCCACTTCGACCACAAAGTGCACCTCGTCGTGGACGGCCACTCCGCTCACCGCTCCCGCAAGGTCCGTGCGTGGCTGGCCGATCACCCGGACCGCATCGAGCTGCACTTCCTGCCGTCGTACTCGCCGGAACTGAACCCCGACGAACTGGTCAACGCCGACCTCAAACGGAGCCTGCCCATGCACAACCGGGCCCGCGACCAGGCCCAACTCGCCGCCGAGACCCGCCGGTTCTTCCACCGACGCCAACGTCAGCCACACATCGTCCGCGGCTACTTCGGCGGACCCCACGTCCGCTACATCCTCGAATAG
- a CDS encoding winged helix-turn-helix domain-containing protein, giving the protein MAALVAGRTREDVAAVFRVSLKAVDNWWGKWLADGREALVAQPRGRGVGEHQVLDAVEQQAIRQAVLDHRPCDLGLAGQLWTRAGVGDLIAKLYRVRLTDQGVGKYLRRWGLSFQRPDKRAVEQDAEAVRVWWEETWPAIRARARAAGGEVLFADQVGIRSDQVTGRTWGARGAPPSCAARATGSR; this is encoded by the coding sequence GTGGCCGCGTTGGTGGCGGGCCGGACTCGCGAGGATGTCGCCGCGGTGTTCCGGGTCTCGCTCAAGGCGGTGGACAACTGGTGGGGGAAGTGGCTGGCCGACGGGCGCGAAGCGCTCGTAGCTCAGCCGCGCGGACGCGGGGTCGGCGAACATCAGGTTCTCGACGCCGTCGAACAGCAGGCGATCCGGCAGGCCGTACTGGATCACCGTCCCTGTGACCTGGGGCTGGCGGGGCAGCTGTGGACGCGGGCGGGAGTGGGGGACCTGATCGCGAAGCTGTACCGGGTGCGGCTGACCGACCAGGGCGTGGGCAAGTACCTGCGCCGCTGGGGCCTGTCCTTCCAGCGCCCGGACAAGCGGGCCGTCGAACAGGACGCGGAAGCGGTCCGCGTCTGGTGGGAGGAGACCTGGCCAGCGATCCGGGCCAGGGCGAGGGCCGCGGGCGGGGAGGTGCTCTTCGCCGACCAGGTCGGCATCCGTTCCGACCAGGTCACCGGCCGCACCTGGGGCGCCAGGGGTGCACCCCCATCGTGCGCCGCACGGGCAACCGGTTCTCGGTGA
- a CDS encoding ATP-binding cassette domain-containing protein codes for MPISMSECFFSYRRRRPVLRDLSYTLPPGRTVLLGPNGAGKSTLLGLCASALRPDSGSVTYGDLSTGRRRALPAFRRRVAWMPQQVGQVPGLTARDQVAYSGWLKGMPRREAWRQALKALNRVELADRADDKVQELSGGQQRRVAVAQALVHDAEVLLLDEPTAGMDPRQRQVFHQILADLSKEVHIVLSTHDTSDIANSYESVVVLLDGQVRFSGTVVDFLSHASATATSDEQRATSAYQEFTEIDGAISW; via the coding sequence ATGCCCATTTCGATGTCCGAGTGTTTCTTCTCCTATCGGCGTAGACGCCCGGTGCTGCGTGATCTCAGCTATACGCTGCCGCCCGGGCGGACCGTGCTCCTGGGGCCGAACGGAGCGGGAAAGAGTACCCTGTTGGGCTTGTGCGCATCTGCGCTGCGCCCCGATTCCGGTTCCGTCACCTATGGCGACCTGAGCACCGGCCGGCGTCGCGCGCTGCCCGCGTTCCGTAGGCGTGTGGCATGGATGCCTCAGCAGGTGGGGCAGGTGCCGGGGCTCACGGCCCGGGATCAGGTCGCGTATTCCGGTTGGCTCAAGGGGATGCCCCGGCGCGAGGCGTGGCGTCAGGCTCTCAAGGCCCTGAACCGCGTGGAGTTGGCCGATCGGGCGGATGACAAGGTCCAGGAACTCTCCGGGGGGCAGCAGCGGCGCGTCGCAGTGGCGCAGGCCCTCGTGCATGACGCAGAGGTCCTTCTCCTCGATGAGCCGACAGCGGGTATGGATCCCCGGCAGCGGCAGGTCTTCCACCAGATTCTCGCCGATCTGTCGAAGGAGGTGCACATCGTTCTCTCCACCCATGACACCTCGGACATCGCCAACTCGTACGAATCGGTCGTGGTTCTGTTGGACGGTCAGGTGCGCTTCTCGGGAACGGTGGTGGACTTCCTTTCCCACGCGAGCGCGACGGCGACATCCGACGAGCAGCGGGCCACCTCCGCTTATCAGGAATTCACCGAGATCGATGGGGCGATCTCGTGGTGA